A genomic window from Streptomyces brevispora includes:
- a CDS encoding class I SAM-dependent methyltransferase: MSNDTRHGHHHDSSHGHRHDGGHAHHHDPADLDWDAIGPLLEQNAELSTGQYTEAARWIAGLPDAPKVRRVLDVGSGPGVIACLLAEVFPEAEVVAVDGTPALLERTRDRARRLGLGDRVTTLHADLPGDLGRAGEADLIWAGNSLHHMGDQRAALAGFAGLLRPGGTVALVEGGLQPRHLPRDIGFGRPGLEERLDVIHAEVFGQMRADLPDSKRETENWAALFTAVDLAPQGTRSFLLDLPAPLTAVARDHLIAEFARRRDGLAERLDAEDNAMIDRLLDPEDPAGLLRRTDTFLLMARTVHLGRKA, translated from the coding sequence ATGAGCAACGACACCCGTCACGGTCATCACCACGACAGCAGCCACGGCCACCGGCACGACGGCGGGCATGCCCACCACCACGACCCCGCCGATCTCGACTGGGACGCCATCGGCCCGCTGCTGGAGCAGAACGCCGAACTCAGCACCGGGCAGTACACGGAGGCGGCCCGCTGGATCGCCGGTCTGCCCGACGCCCCGAAGGTCCGCCGGGTCCTGGACGTCGGCAGCGGACCGGGCGTCATCGCCTGTCTGCTCGCCGAGGTGTTCCCGGAGGCGGAGGTCGTCGCCGTCGACGGCACCCCGGCCCTGCTGGAGCGCACCCGCGACCGAGCCCGGCGGCTCGGGCTCGGCGACCGCGTCACCACCCTGCACGCCGACCTTCCCGGCGACCTGGGACGCGCGGGGGAGGCGGACCTCATCTGGGCGGGCAACTCCCTGCACCACATGGGCGACCAGCGCGCCGCACTGGCCGGGTTCGCCGGGCTGCTGCGCCCGGGTGGCACCGTCGCGCTCGTCGAGGGCGGGCTGCAGCCGCGTCATCTCCCGCGCGACATCGGCTTCGGCCGGCCCGGTCTGGAGGAGCGGCTCGACGTGATCCATGCCGAGGTCTTCGGGCAGATGCGGGCGGATCTGCCCGACTCCAAGCGGGAGACCGAGAACTGGGCCGCCCTGTTCACCGCGGTGGACCTCGCCCCGCAGGGCACCCGCAGCTTCCTGCTCGACCTGCCCGCACCCCTCACCGCCGTGGCGCGGGACCATCTCATCGCCGAGTTCGCCCGCCGCCGCGACGGCCTCGCCGAGCGGCTCGACGCCGAGGACAACGCGATGATCGACCGGCTGCTCGATCCCGAGGACCCGGCCGGACTGCTCCGGCGCACCGACACCTTCCTGCTGATGGCCCGCACCGTTCACCTCGGCCGGAAGGCTTGA
- a CDS encoding RICIN domain-containing protein — protein sequence MTGDTAPVVGAGTYRLRNVGSGLVLEVRDAAKGGGAPVQQNEENGTAAQQWEFTPVHEGAALHHVVNAHSGKRLDVRGASTENGAVVQQWRANNFGAQEWLVERHLEAPGTVTLVSFVSGLVLEVADGSTAKGASVQQWEDTDSPGQWWRLEPVSRAA from the coding sequence ATGACCGGGGACACCGCGCCCGTCGTCGGGGCGGGGACGTACCGGCTGCGCAATGTCGGCAGCGGGCTGGTGCTGGAGGTGCGCGACGCCGCGAAGGGCGGGGGCGCACCGGTGCAGCAGAACGAGGAGAACGGGACGGCGGCCCAGCAATGGGAGTTCACCCCGGTCCACGAGGGCGCCGCGCTCCACCACGTGGTCAACGCGCACAGCGGTAAACGTCTGGACGTGCGGGGCGCTTCGACGGAGAACGGCGCGGTGGTCCAGCAGTGGCGGGCCAATAACTTCGGCGCCCAGGAATGGCTGGTCGAGCGGCATCTGGAGGCACCGGGCACGGTCACCCTGGTCAGCTTCGTGAGCGGCCTGGTCCTCGAGGTCGCCGACGGCAGCACGGCGAAGGGCGCGTCCGTCCAGCAGTGGGAGGACACCGACTCCCCCGGCCAGTGGTGGCGGCTGGAGCCGGTGTCCCGCGCGGCGTAG
- a CDS encoding aldo/keto reductase yields the protein MSQVPSLTLNNGVEMPQLGFGVWQVPDDEAAKAVATAIESGYRSIDTAAIYQNEEGTGKAIASSGVAREELFVTTKLWNTEQGYDSTLRAFDASLDKLGLDYVDLYLIHWPVPAKDAYLDSYRAFEKIYAEGRAKAIGVSNFLPEHLERLLGETSVVPAVNQIELHPQLQQAESRALHAKHGIATEAWSPLGSGKGLLEVPTVVAVAQKHGRTPAQAVLRWHLQTGHVVIPKSVTPSRIVENLDVFGFELDDDDLAAFAALDEGKRLGPNPGEFNVGA from the coding sequence GTGAGCCAGGTCCCCTCCCTCACCCTCAACAACGGCGTCGAGATGCCCCAGCTCGGTTTCGGAGTCTGGCAGGTGCCGGACGACGAGGCCGCGAAGGCGGTCGCCACAGCCATCGAGTCCGGTTACCGCAGCATCGACACCGCCGCGATCTACCAGAACGAGGAGGGCACCGGCAAGGCCATCGCCTCCTCCGGTGTCGCCCGCGAAGAGCTCTTCGTGACCACGAAGCTGTGGAACACCGAGCAGGGTTACGACTCGACGCTGCGCGCCTTCGACGCCTCGCTGGACAAGCTCGGCCTCGACTACGTCGACCTGTATCTGATCCACTGGCCGGTTCCGGCGAAGGACGCGTACCTGGACTCGTACCGGGCGTTCGAGAAGATCTACGCCGAAGGCCGCGCGAAGGCCATCGGCGTCTCGAACTTCCTCCCCGAGCACCTGGAGCGTCTGCTCGGCGAGACCTCCGTGGTCCCGGCGGTCAACCAGATCGAGCTGCACCCGCAGCTCCAGCAGGCCGAGTCGCGCGCACTGCACGCCAAGCACGGCATCGCGACCGAGGCCTGGTCGCCGCTGGGATCGGGCAAGGGCCTCCTGGAGGTCCCGACGGTCGTCGCGGTCGCGCAGAAGCACGGCCGCACACCGGCTCAGGCGGTGCTCCGCTGGCACCTGCAGACCGGCCATGTGGTGATCCCCAAGTCCGTGACCCCGTCGCGGATCGTGGAGAACCTCGATGTGTTCGGCTTCGAGCTGGACGACGACGACCTGGCCGCGTTCGCGGCGCTGGACGAGGGCAAGCGTCTGGGCCCGAACCCGGGTGAGTTCAACGTCGGCGCCTGA
- a CDS encoding AMP-dependent synthetase/ligase yields the protein MAAAPHVGGLADVVFDYAEEDPHRIALGRKDASGRWLDVTSATFRDEVLALAKGLIAHGVRFGDRVALMSRTRYEWTLFDFALWAVGAQSVPVYPTSSAEQVLWMLHDADVCAVVVEHEDHAMTVASVIDKLPRLKRLWQLDADALAELADAGTHIDDEVVHRHRRAVTPDSVATVIYTSGTTGRPKGCVITHANFMFETDTMASRWESVFHSRPGDAASTLLFLPLAHVFGRMVEVAAIRGRVKLGHQPELSAKALMPDLVTFRPTFILAVPYIFEKVFNGARRKAEAEGRSGPFDKAVDIAVKYAEAMEARAFGTGPGPSAGLRMQHQFFEKVVYRKVREAMGGRIRHAMSGGSGMARQLGLFFAGAGVTVYEGYGLTESTAAATANPPERTRYGTVGQPIPGTTVHIAEDGEIWVHGGNVFSGYLGDPKSTDAVLNDGWLATGDLGALDEDGYLTITGRKKEILVTSGGKSVSPGGLEERVRAHPLVAQCIVVGNDRPYIAALVTVDQEGVEHWLAMQGRQRMSPGELVRDPDLEMEVRRAVVAANTAVSQAESIRTFRILAHQFTEEHGLLTPSLKLKRKAIETAYAAEVNALYR from the coding sequence ATGGCTGCCGCGCCCCACGTGGGCGGGCTCGCGGATGTCGTTTTCGACTATGCGGAGGAGGATCCGCACCGGATCGCCCTCGGTCGCAAGGACGCGTCCGGACGATGGCTTGATGTCACCTCTGCGACGTTCCGCGACGAGGTGCTCGCACTGGCCAAGGGACTGATCGCGCACGGCGTGCGGTTCGGCGACCGGGTCGCCCTGATGTCGCGCACCCGCTACGAGTGGACCCTCTTCGACTTCGCCCTGTGGGCGGTCGGCGCGCAGTCCGTGCCGGTCTATCCGACGTCCTCGGCCGAGCAGGTCCTCTGGATGCTCCATGACGCCGATGTCTGCGCTGTGGTGGTCGAGCACGAGGACCACGCGATGACGGTCGCGTCGGTCATCGACAAGCTGCCCCGGCTGAAGCGGCTGTGGCAGCTGGACGCCGACGCCCTGGCCGAGCTGGCCGACGCGGGCACCCATATCGACGACGAGGTGGTGCACCGGCACCGGCGTGCCGTGACGCCCGACTCGGTGGCGACCGTCATCTACACCTCGGGCACGACGGGGCGGCCCAAGGGCTGTGTGATCACGCACGCCAACTTCATGTTCGAGACGGACACGATGGCATCACGCTGGGAGTCGGTCTTCCACTCCCGGCCGGGCGACGCGGCCTCGACCCTGCTCTTCCTGCCGCTGGCGCACGTGTTCGGGCGGATGGTGGAGGTCGCGGCGATCCGCGGCCGGGTGAAGCTGGGCCACCAGCCGGAGCTGTCCGCGAAGGCGCTGATGCCGGACCTGGTGACCTTCCGCCCCACGTTCATCCTGGCGGTGCCGTACATCTTCGAGAAGGTCTTCAACGGGGCCCGCCGCAAGGCCGAGGCGGAGGGCAGGTCGGGGCCGTTCGACAAGGCCGTGGACATCGCGGTGAAGTACGCCGAGGCAATGGAGGCGCGGGCGTTCGGAACGGGTCCCGGCCCGTCCGCCGGGCTGCGGATGCAGCACCAGTTCTTCGAGAAGGTCGTGTACAGGAAGGTGCGCGAGGCGATGGGGGGCCGGATCCGGCACGCCATGTCCGGCGGCTCGGGGATGGCGCGGCAGCTCGGGCTGTTCTTCGCGGGTGCCGGTGTCACGGTGTACGAGGGGTACGGGCTGACCGAGTCGACCGCTGCGGCCACCGCCAATCCGCCGGAGCGCACCCGGTACGGCACGGTCGGGCAGCCGATCCCCGGCACCACGGTGCACATCGCCGAGGACGGTGAGATCTGGGTGCACGGCGGCAATGTGTTCTCCGGGTATCTGGGCGACCCGAAGTCCACCGACGCGGTGCTGAACGACGGCTGGCTGGCCACCGGGGACCTGGGGGCGCTGGACGAGGACGGCTATCTGACGATCACCGGGCGGAAGAAGGAGATCCTGGTGACGTCCGGCGGCAAGAGCGTCTCGCCGGGCGGTCTTGAGGAGCGTGTGCGGGCGCATCCGCTGGTGGCGCAGTGCATCGTGGTCGGCAACGACCGGCCCTACATCGCGGCCCTGGTCACCGTGGACCAGGAGGGCGTGGAGCACTGGCTCGCCATGCAGGGACGGCAGCGGATGTCGCCGGGTGAACTGGTGCGGGACCCGGATCTGGAGATGGAGGTCCGGCGTGCGGTGGTGGCCGCGAACACGGCTGTGTCCCAGGCCGAGTCGATCCGCACGTTCCGGATTCTGGCGCATCAGTTCACCGAGGAGCACGGCCTGCTGACACCGTCGCTGAAGCTGAAGCGCAAGGCGATCGAGACCGCGTACGCGGCCGAGGTGAACGCGCTGTACCGCTGA
- the fdhD gene encoding formate dehydrogenase accessory sulfurtransferase FdhD translates to MGRVTESRRTIRIRDGAVSTRPDTLVAEEPLEIRLNGKPLAITMRTPGDDFALAAGFLVSEGVLVEGHEVQSIVYCAGATADGVNTYNVVDVRLAPGVVVPDITLERNVYTTSSCGLCGKASLDAVRTTTRHPVADTPPIRVEPALLAALPDRLRASQQVFDRTGGLHAAALFSETGELMDIREDVGRHNAVDKLVGRALTDNRLPLSRSILLVSGRASFELAQKAVMAGIPMLAAVSAPSSLAVDLAAETGLTLVGFLRGPSMNVYAGEHRIALEATTVRS, encoded by the coding sequence ATGGGACGGGTCACCGAGAGCCGCCGCACCATCCGCATCCGGGACGGGGCCGTCTCCACCCGCCCCGACACCCTCGTCGCCGAGGAACCCCTGGAAATCAGGCTGAACGGGAAGCCGCTCGCCATCACGATGCGCACCCCGGGCGACGACTTCGCGCTGGCGGCGGGCTTCCTGGTGAGCGAGGGCGTGCTCGTCGAGGGCCACGAGGTGCAGTCGATCGTGTACTGCGCCGGGGCGACGGCCGACGGCGTCAACACGTACAACGTGGTGGACGTGCGGCTCGCGCCCGGCGTCGTGGTCCCGGACATCACGCTGGAGCGCAACGTCTACACGACGTCCTCCTGCGGGCTGTGCGGCAAGGCCAGCCTGGACGCGGTCCGCACCACGACCCGGCACCCCGTCGCCGACACTCCCCCCATCCGGGTCGAGCCGGCGCTGCTGGCCGCCCTCCCCGACCGGCTGCGCGCCTCGCAGCAGGTGTTCGACCGGACCGGGGGGCTGCACGCGGCGGCGCTGTTCTCCGAAACGGGCGAGCTGATGGACATACGGGAGGACGTGGGCCGGCACAACGCGGTCGACAAACTGGTCGGCCGGGCCCTCACCGACAACCGGCTGCCGTTGTCCCGGTCGATCCTGCTGGTCTCGGGGCGGGCCTCCTTCGAGCTGGCGCAGAAGGCGGTGATGGCCGGCATCCCGATGCTGGCGGCCGTGTCAGCGCCGTCGTCCCTCGCCGTCGACCTGGCGGCCGAGACCGGCCTGACCCTGGTCGGCTTCCTGCGGGGCCCTTCCATGAACGTGTACGCGGGTGAGCACCGCATCGCCCTGGAGGCGACGACCGTCCGGAGCTGA
- a CDS encoding beta-ketoacyl-ACP synthase III yields the protein MTGTRVVALGHYQPAKVLTNHDLAAMVDTSDEWITSRVGIKTRHLGGPDEPVDELAAHAAAKALAAAGLQPVDIDLVLVATSTAIDRSPSMSARVAARLGMTSPAVMDINVVCSGFTHALATADHAVRAGAATRALVIGADKMGDIVDWTDRSSCVLMGDGAGAAVVVADSGMAGRPGIGPVLWGSVPGMGDAVRIEGTPPRFAQEGQSVYRWATTQLPPIARKVCEKAGITPEDLAAVVLHQANLRIIEPVARKIGAVNAVIARDVVDSGNTSAASIPMALSKLVERGEVASGAPALLFGFGGNLSYAGQVIRCP from the coding sequence ATGACCGGCACACGTGTCGTGGCGCTCGGCCACTATCAGCCCGCCAAGGTGCTCACCAACCATGACCTGGCGGCCATGGTCGACACCAGTGACGAGTGGATCACCAGCCGCGTCGGCATCAAGACCCGTCACCTCGGTGGCCCCGACGAGCCGGTGGACGAGCTGGCCGCGCACGCGGCGGCCAAGGCGCTCGCCGCCGCCGGTCTGCAGCCCGTGGACATCGACCTGGTCCTGGTCGCCACCTCCACGGCGATCGACCGGTCGCCGAGCATGTCGGCCAGGGTCGCCGCCCGCCTCGGCATGACGTCGCCCGCGGTGATGGACATCAACGTGGTCTGTTCCGGTTTCACTCACGCCCTCGCCACCGCCGACCACGCCGTGCGCGCGGGCGCGGCCACCCGTGCGCTGGTGATCGGCGCCGACAAGATGGGCGACATCGTCGACTGGACCGACCGCTCCAGCTGTGTGCTGATGGGTGACGGCGCCGGTGCGGCCGTCGTGGTCGCCGACTCCGGCATGGCCGGCCGGCCCGGGATCGGGCCGGTGCTGTGGGGTTCCGTGCCCGGTATGGGGGACGCGGTACGGATCGAGGGGACGCCGCCGCGCTTCGCCCAGGAGGGGCAGTCGGTCTACCGCTGGGCCACCACCCAGCTGCCGCCCATCGCCCGCAAGGTGTGCGAGAAGGCCGGAATCACCCCCGAGGATCTCGCCGCGGTGGTGCTGCACCAGGCCAACCTGAGGATCATCGAACCGGTCGCCAGGAAGATCGGCGCGGTCAACGCCGTCATCGCCCGGGATGTCGTGGATTCCGGCAACACCTCGGCCGCCTCGATCCCGATGGCCCTGTCCAAGCTGGTGGAACGCGGCGAGGTCGCCAGCGGTGCTCCGGCGCTGCTGTTCGGCTTCGGCGGAAATCTCAGCTACGCGGGTCAGGTGATCCGCTGTCCCTGA
- a CDS encoding GntR family transcriptional regulator gives MSTGLPQGAVPKLERPGPLRERVYEALLELITTRALRPGQHLVESELAGHLGVSRQPVREALQRLNTEGWVDLRPAQGAFVHEPTEQEADQLLSVRMLLEAEAARLAAANAGTAGIAALEELCVRGERAVADDDVDLAVATNAAFHAKVMELAGNVVLAELAGQVDRRVRWYYTPVARRRGTRSWIEHRSLIAAISSHDEQQATAIMRAHTEHTRRSYHQREES, from the coding sequence TTGTCCACAGGACTGCCGCAGGGGGCTGTACCGAAGCTGGAACGGCCCGGTCCACTGCGCGAGCGTGTCTACGAGGCGCTGCTCGAACTCATCACCACGCGTGCGCTGCGCCCCGGCCAGCACCTGGTGGAGAGCGAGCTGGCCGGTCACCTCGGGGTGTCCCGGCAGCCGGTGCGCGAGGCGCTGCAGCGGCTCAACACCGAGGGCTGGGTCGATCTGCGGCCCGCCCAGGGCGCGTTCGTCCATGAACCCACCGAGCAGGAGGCGGACCAGCTGCTATCGGTCCGCATGCTCCTGGAGGCCGAGGCCGCCCGGCTCGCCGCCGCCAACGCCGGTACGGCGGGCATCGCCGCCCTGGAGGAGCTGTGCGTCAGGGGTGAGCGGGCCGTCGCCGACGACGACGTGGACCTGGCAGTCGCGACCAACGCGGCCTTCCACGCCAAGGTCATGGAGCTCGCGGGCAACGTCGTACTCGCCGAGCTGGCCGGCCAGGTGGACCGCCGGGTCCGCTGGTACTACACCCCGGTCGCCCGCCGGCGCGGCACCCGGTCCTGGATCGAGCACCGCTCCCTGATCGCCGCGATCTCCTCGCACGACGAACAGCAGGCCACGGCGATCATGCGGGCCCACACGGAACACACCCGCCGGAGCTACCACCAGCGCGAAGAGAGCTGA
- a CDS encoding ROK family transcriptional regulator — translation MTARPANAHQARLLRLLRDGGPNSRAQLGDQVDLSRSKLAVEVDRLLETGLVVADGLAASRGGRRSHNIRLAPALRFLGVDIGATSVDVAVTNAELEVLGHLNHPMDVREGPVAIFEQVLSMAAKLRASGLAEGFDGAGIGVPGPVRFPEGIPVAPPIMPGWDGFPVREALSQELGCPVMVDNDVNLMAMGEQHAGVARSVGDFLCVKIGTGIGCGIVVGGEVHRGTTGSAGDIGHIQVEPDGRPCACGNRGCLEAHFSGAALARDAEDAARAGQSTELAARLAAAGKLTAADVAAAAAAGDATSLDLIREGGNRVGQVIAGLVSFFNPGLVVIGGGVTGLGHTLLASVRTQVYRQSLPLATGNLPIVLGELGPAAGVIGAARLISDHLFSPA, via the coding sequence ATGACGGCACGACCCGCGAATGCACATCAGGCGCGACTGCTCCGGCTGTTGCGCGACGGCGGGCCCAACTCACGGGCGCAGCTGGGGGATCAGGTCGATCTCTCCCGCTCCAAGCTCGCCGTCGAGGTGGACAGACTGCTGGAGACCGGCCTTGTCGTGGCCGACGGACTCGCCGCATCCCGCGGCGGGCGTCGCTCGCACAACATCCGGCTCGCCCCGGCACTGCGCTTCCTCGGCGTCGACATCGGCGCCACATCGGTCGATGTGGCGGTCACCAACGCGGAGCTGGAGGTTCTGGGTCACCTCAACCACCCCATGGACGTACGCGAAGGACCCGTCGCCATCTTCGAGCAGGTGCTGTCCATGGCGGCCAAGCTCCGGGCCTCCGGGCTCGCCGAAGGGTTCGACGGCGCGGGCATCGGCGTACCGGGACCGGTCCGCTTCCCCGAGGGGATCCCGGTCGCACCGCCGATCATGCCGGGCTGGGACGGCTTCCCGGTCCGCGAGGCGCTCAGCCAGGAGCTGGGCTGCCCCGTGATGGTCGACAACGATGTGAACCTGATGGCGATGGGGGAGCAGCACGCGGGCGTCGCCCGCTCCGTGGGCGACTTCCTCTGCGTCAAGATCGGTACCGGCATAGGCTGCGGCATCGTCGTCGGCGGAGAGGTCCACCGCGGTACGACGGGCAGTGCGGGCGACATCGGCCACATCCAGGTCGAACCGGACGGGCGCCCCTGCGCCTGTGGCAACCGGGGCTGCCTGGAAGCACACTTCAGCGGCGCCGCACTGGCCCGCGACGCCGAGGACGCGGCCCGTGCCGGACAGTCCACGGAGCTCGCGGCCCGGCTCGCGGCGGCCGGGAAACTCACCGCCGCCGATGTGGCCGCCGCGGCGGCCGCGGGCGACGCCACCTCGCTCGACCTGATACGCGAAGGCGGCAACCGGGTCGGTCAGGTCATCGCGGGACTCGTCAGCTTCTTCAACCCCGGTCTGGTGGTGATCGGCGGCGGGGTGACCGGACTGGGTCACACCCTGCTGGCCAGCGTCCGGACCCAGGTCTACCGGCAGTCACTGCCGCTGGCCACCGGCAACCTTCCCATCGTGCTGGGCGAGTTGGGACCCGCCGCCGGAGTGATCGGCGCGGCCAGGCTCATCAGCGACCACCTCTTCTCACCGGCCTGA
- a CDS encoding sugar ABC transporter ATP-binding protein has protein sequence MAPEPPLLTMSGITKSFPGVRALDGVDLEVQAGEVHCLLGQNGAGKSTLIKVLAGAHQPDDGEITWRGSPAVLRSPITAMRLGIATIYQELDLVEGLSVAENVFLGHEPTSAGFVVRTREGRTAAAALLKRLGHPEIDPARPVGELSAAQQQIVSMARALSHDVRLIVMDEPSAALDPDEVANLFRIVASLTADGVAVVYISHRLEEIRRIGDRVTVLKDGRAVAVGLPAESTPTRDIVAMMTGRNVEYVFPPKPDAVPASPGTEPVLKVEGLTRKGEFAPVDLELRPGEIVGLAGLVGSGRSEILETIYGARRPTAGRVTVAGRTLRPGSVRAAVAAGIGLAPEERKAQALLMLESVTRNVSVSSMSRFSRGGWLDRGAERKAARAATRELSLRPDNPDTPVRTLSGGNQQKAVLARWLLRGCRVLLLDEPTRGVDVGARAELYAVIRRLADEGLAVLLVSSEVPEVLGLADRVLVLREGHVVHTADARELDEHRVLDLVMEGSPTS, from the coding sequence ATGGCTCCAGAACCACCCCTGCTCACCATGTCCGGCATCACGAAGTCCTTCCCCGGCGTGCGCGCCCTGGACGGAGTCGACCTGGAGGTCCAGGCCGGCGAGGTCCACTGTCTGCTCGGCCAGAACGGGGCCGGCAAATCCACCCTCATCAAGGTGCTCGCCGGAGCCCACCAGCCCGACGACGGCGAGATCACCTGGCGCGGCTCACCGGCCGTGCTCAGGTCACCCATCACCGCCATGCGGCTCGGGATCGCCACCATCTACCAGGAACTCGACCTGGTGGAGGGGCTGTCGGTCGCCGAGAACGTCTTCCTCGGCCATGAGCCCACCAGCGCCGGCTTCGTCGTCCGCACCCGCGAAGGCCGCACCGCGGCCGCCGCGCTGCTGAAGCGTCTCGGCCACCCGGAGATCGACCCGGCCCGCCCGGTCGGTGAACTCTCCGCGGCCCAGCAGCAGATCGTCTCGATGGCCCGGGCACTCTCGCACGACGTACGGCTCATCGTGATGGACGAGCCGTCCGCGGCCCTCGACCCCGATGAAGTAGCCAACCTCTTCCGGATCGTCGCCTCGCTGACCGCCGACGGGGTCGCCGTCGTCTACATCTCCCACCGGCTGGAGGAGATCCGCCGGATCGGCGACCGGGTGACCGTACTCAAGGACGGCCGGGCCGTCGCGGTCGGCCTCCCCGCCGAATCCACACCTACACGCGACATCGTCGCCATGATGACCGGCCGCAATGTCGAGTACGTCTTTCCGCCGAAGCCCGACGCCGTCCCCGCGAGCCCCGGCACCGAGCCCGTGCTCAAGGTCGAAGGCCTCACCAGAAAGGGCGAGTTCGCCCCCGTCGACCTGGAACTCAGGCCCGGCGAGATCGTCGGCCTCGCCGGACTGGTCGGCTCCGGGCGCTCCGAGATCCTGGAGACCATCTACGGCGCCCGCCGCCCCACCGCCGGGCGGGTCACCGTCGCAGGCCGGACGCTGCGGCCCGGCAGCGTCCGCGCCGCCGTCGCCGCCGGCATCGGCCTCGCCCCCGAGGAACGCAAGGCGCAGGCCCTGCTGATGCTCGAATCCGTCACCCGCAACGTCTCCGTATCCTCCATGTCCCGCTTCTCCAGGGGCGGTTGGCTCGACCGGGGCGCCGAGCGCAAGGCGGCCCGCGCCGCCACCCGCGAACTCTCGCTGCGCCCCGACAACCCGGACACCCCCGTCCGCACCCTCTCCGGCGGCAACCAGCAGAAGGCGGTCCTGGCCCGCTGGCTGCTGCGCGGCTGCCGGGTGCTGCTGCTCGACGAACCGACCCGCGGGGTGGACGTCGGCGCCCGCGCCGAGCTCTACGCCGTGATCCGCCGGCTGGCCGACGAAGGCCTGGCCGTTCTGCTCGTCTCCAGCGAAGTGCCCGAAGTACTGGGCCTCGCCGACCGGGTGCTGGTCCTCCGCGAAGGCCACGTCGTCCATACGGCGGACGCCAGGGAGCTGGACGAGCACCGAGTACTCGACCTCGTGATGGAAGGGAGCCCGACGTCATGA
- a CDS encoding ABC transporter permease produces the protein MTQPVSSAQQSGPDKGAAPVSVPASPKNDRTPRALGLRVDLRNLSLLGVLVALIVVGGITEPDAFLDTGNLQLILTQASVIGVVTVGMTFVITSGGIDLSVGAMVALASVWATTLATQEYGFAGILFTAMLVGLGAGLVNGMLIAYGRIVPFIATLAMLASARGLALQITDGKTQIVTVKSVLDLGLPDSYVLGIPPLVLMFAAVTVVGWLVLNRTTFGRRTVAVGGNAEAARLAGIDVRRQRLYLYLLSGLCCGIAAFMLIILSGSGQNTNGNLYELDAIAAAIIGGTLLTGGRGTIVGSVLGVLVFTTITNIFALNNLQSDVQQIAKGAIIVAAVLVQRRTPAHGET, from the coding sequence ATGACGCAGCCCGTCTCCTCGGCACAGCAGAGCGGGCCGGACAAGGGCGCCGCGCCCGTATCCGTCCCCGCGTCCCCGAAGAACGACAGAACCCCGCGAGCCCTCGGGCTGCGCGTGGACCTCCGCAACCTCTCGCTGCTCGGTGTCCTCGTCGCACTGATCGTCGTCGGCGGCATCACCGAACCCGACGCCTTCCTGGACACCGGGAACCTTCAGCTGATCCTGACCCAGGCGTCCGTCATCGGCGTCGTGACCGTCGGCATGACCTTCGTCATCACCAGCGGCGGCATCGATCTGTCGGTCGGCGCCATGGTCGCCCTCGCCTCGGTCTGGGCGACCACGCTCGCCACCCAGGAGTACGGATTCGCGGGCATCCTGTTCACCGCGATGCTCGTCGGCCTCGGTGCCGGACTGGTCAACGGGATGCTCATCGCGTACGGCCGGATAGTGCCGTTCATCGCGACGCTGGCGATGCTCGCCTCCGCCCGCGGCTTGGCACTCCAGATCACCGACGGCAAGACCCAGATCGTCACGGTCAAGTCCGTCCTCGACCTGGGCCTGCCCGACTCCTACGTCCTCGGAATCCCGCCGCTGGTGCTGATGTTCGCCGCGGTCACCGTCGTCGGCTGGCTGGTGCTGAACCGTACGACCTTCGGCCGTCGCACGGTCGCCGTCGGCGGCAACGCGGAAGCGGCCCGGCTGGCAGGCATCGACGTACGGCGCCAGCGCCTCTACCTCTACCTGCTGTCCGGACTGTGCTGCGGCATCGCCGCCTTCATGCTGATCATCCTGTCCGGCTCGGGACAGAACACCAACGGCAATCTGTACGAGCTCGACGCCATCGCCGCCGCGATCATCGGCGGCACCCTGCTCACCGGCGGCCGCGGCACCATCGTCGGCTCCGTGCTGGGCGTCCTCGTCTTCACCACGATCACCAACATCTTCGCGCTCAACAACCTGCAGAGCGATGTCCAGCAGATCGCCAAGGGCGCGATCATCGTCGCCGCCGTCCTGGTCCAGCGCCGCACCCCGGCGCACGGGGAAACCTGA